One window of the Magnetovibrio sp. genome contains the following:
- the ybgC gene encoding tol-pal system-associated acyl-CoA thioesterase produces MTSDLTLGKAGRIEGNTFILPVRVYYEDTDSGGVVYYANYLKFAERARTEMLRHLGIESSRLQAEEGLGFVVRHLDVDYIQPAKLDDLLEVHLSLTKVGGASMSGEQRIVRGGEDLVRIRIKLGCMKLSGGAGRLPEKIRNLLRTFETSD; encoded by the coding sequence ATGACGTCTGACCTGACGCTTGGAAAGGCCGGGCGCATTGAAGGCAATACCTTCATCTTGCCGGTGCGCGTCTATTACGAAGACACCGACTCGGGCGGGGTGGTCTATTACGCCAACTATCTGAAATTCGCCGAACGTGCGCGCACCGAAATGCTGCGCCATTTGGGCATCGAAAGCTCGCGCTTGCAGGCAGAAGAGGGGTTGGGCTTCGTTGTGCGCCACTTGGACGTGGATTATATCCAGCCCGCAAAGCTCGACGATTTACTCGAAGTTCACCTTTCGCTGACAAAAGTAGGCGGGGCGTCGATGTCAGGCGAACAGCGCATCGTGCGCGGTGGCGAGGACCTGGTGCGCATTCGCATCAAGCTCGGCTGCATGAAATTATCCGGAGGCGCGGGAAGATTGCCCGAAAAAATCCGCAATCTTCTGCGAACCTTCGAAACATCGGACTGA
- the tolQ gene encoding protein TolQ yields the protein MEGSVIDAVTLSGSVGAPDFSMMTLFWRADWVVKSVMIMLILASVWCWAIIFEKVTSLKKLNRQAQAFEKSFWSGQSLDAIYEAIGNQPKDPMGAVFVSAMREWRRAAEKGHMGSSLANTSLSERIERVMHITVAREMERVERYMTFLASTGSTAPFVGLFGTVWGIMNSFQSIAVSKNTSLAVVAPGIAEALFATALGLLAAIPAVLAYNKLSRDLERYTSRLDGFAVEFSAILSRQMEEKG from the coding sequence ATGGAAGGCAGTGTAATCGATGCGGTGACCCTCAGCGGTTCCGTGGGCGCGCCCGATTTTTCCATGATGACGTTGTTTTGGCGCGCCGATTGGGTGGTCAAAAGCGTCATGATCATGCTGATCTTGGCCTCGGTGTGGTGCTGGGCGATCATTTTCGAAAAGGTCACCAGCCTGAAAAAACTCAACCGCCAAGCGCAAGCGTTTGAGAAAAGCTTCTGGTCGGGACAGAGCCTGGACGCCATTTACGAGGCCATCGGCAACCAGCCCAAGGACCCCATGGGCGCAGTGTTCGTCTCGGCCATGCGCGAATGGCGCCGGGCGGCGGAAAAGGGCCACATGGGATCATCGCTCGCCAACACCTCGCTGAGCGAGCGCATCGAACGCGTCATGCACATCACCGTCGCGCGGGAAATGGAGCGGGTCGAGCGTTACATGACGTTCCTCGCGTCCACCGGTTCGACCGCGCCGTTCGTCGGTTTGTTCGGCACGGTGTGGGGCATCATGAATTCGTTCCAATCCATCGCGGTATCCAAAAACACCTCGTTGGCCGTGGTCGCGCCGGGCATCGCCGAGGCTTTGTTCGCCACCGCGTTGGGCCTGCTCGCCGCCATTCCGGCGGTGTTGGCCTACAACAAGCTGTCGCGCGATTTGGAACGCTACACCAGCCGTCTGGACGGCTTCGCGGTCGAATTTTCCGCGATCTTGTCGCGCCAGATGGAAGAAAAGGGCTAA
- the tolR gene encoding protein TolR, which yields MAGMINGSKRHSFGHAKRRPPMADINVTPMVDVMLVLLVIFMVTAPLLTVGVQVDLPKTQAKAIPGSDEPLAVSIDRDGKVYVQDTQMELDAVVPRLQAISDNNPEVRIFVRGDANVDYGSVMQVMGILNAAGFSRVALITTQQHGQTPTKPKKK from the coding sequence ATGGCCGGAATGATCAACGGATCGAAACGCCATAGCTTCGGGCACGCCAAGCGCCGCCCGCCGATGGCCGACATCAACGTTACGCCGATGGTCGACGTGATGCTGGTGCTGTTGGTGATTTTCATGGTCACCGCCCCCTTGCTGACGGTGGGCGTGCAGGTCGACCTGCCCAAGACCCAGGCCAAAGCGATCCCCGGTTCGGATGAGCCGTTGGCCGTCAGCATCGACCGCGACGGCAAGGTCTACGTGCAAGACACGCAGATGGAGCTGGACGCCGTGGTGCCGCGCTTACAGGCCATTTCCGACAACAATCCGGAAGTGCGCATTTTCGTGCGCGGCGACGCCAACGTCGATTACGGCAGCGTCATGCAGGTGATGGGCATCCTCAATGCGGCGGGCTTTTCACGGGTGGCGTTGATCACCACCCAGCAGCATGGTCAAACCCCGACCAAACCGAAGAAAAAATAG